The Acanthochromis polyacanthus isolate Apoly-LR-REF ecotype Palm Island chromosome 10, KAUST_Apoly_ChrSc, whole genome shotgun sequence genome includes the window CCAAATGGATCCTGAAGCGTTAAGCAAATAAGCGGCGTCATGCGGACAGCTGCGATACTTTCACCCCTCCTCTTCTTGATATGTTGTTATGTAGGCAGGAGCTCTCTGGTTTACCTGAGTGACAGAACTCTCACATGATCTCTTAGAAATAATATTCACTGTATCTTCTTGCAAGTGAGAAATGACAACTGTTATTTTTATACAGCTGAGATAACAATGAATACGTGTGCAGGAGTCTTTCAGTGCCCTGTCGATTGTCCTGTGTCTGATCTAAAGTATGCAAACTGCAGGGCAAGGTCAAAAATGGCCCTTTTCAAAAGATCATTTGTTGTTGGTGTGCTTGAGGGGCAAAAATATGCACCTCTAAATGTGGATTAACTTGCTTTTTATAGTTGCTGACCACCAGAGtttccacaaaatgaaaacacctTAACAATTATAGCTTTGGAAATAAAAGGCTCTTAGTTGCTGTGCTTTTTTTGCGCTGTAAAGCTCAGAATACACAGATAAATCCATCTAATTCTTCAGAGTCTCACTGTGAATCCATTAGTTTAAATCAACAATCTATTGAGGAGGTCTCTGTTTAAAAAGGCTTGGAAGTAGGTAAACATAAGCAAGGGTGAAAACTGGCTGGTGCTAAAAATTTTCCGACAAGAAAGAGGCAGCTGAATTATTACAATACTCAGAAGGAATATTCTGGAAAACACCAATCTGACCACCAGAGGTTATGACGGATCTCTGTTTACTGGCATGTAAAACACCCCAAACACTGTTGTAATCAATAATTACTTATCTGCCTTATGTTTACATTTCAGATGATTTATACACGATGGCTGCAGtgtttttagcatcattttctgCAGCAGACTCTGTTGCAGTGGGTTTTATCACAGCCTAAGTGTGCCTTAGGAATAAAAACGCTCATGGATGTGACGTTTCTTTCTGCTGTCTGCATTCATGCAGTGAATCTGTTGGTAAATCAACAGGTCCTACCTGAGTGAACGCGGCTCCGGAGGTGCAGGGTCGCAGCAGaccgagcagcagcagcggtaCGAGGGACAACATCCTGCCCGACACGGTGCCTCCTCTCTGTGGAGGCCTGTCAGTTTCCACCTCGGTATAAATGAGCTCTGGTGGCAGGAGACGTAGCAGGAGGGGCACACAGCTGGATGACATGTCGCCATCTGCTGACGTAAACACGGCAGGcattaatgaatgaatggatggatgaataaatgatggaatgaatgaatgaatgaagtaGCTGACAGTAGCTGCAGGAAAACAGGATTTTATCAGGGCTAATTCCATAACCTTTGTCAGTAATCAACAGCTACATTTACTAATCAtatgttaaacatttttaaactcaGGCATTTCAAGGCAAgacaaggcaaatttatttgtATAACACAAGTCATACACAAATCaattcaaggtgctttacaatgacaaaaaatacattgaGAATATTAATTACAAACATGATTTGAAAGCAGACATAAAGATCATATGATTCAATATATAagtgagtgattttttttaagccagcgggatatatcttgcatatatttttattaaaagtagaaaagtaaaaaaaaaagttcattatgatcatgtctttaaaaaatctCTATTTATTATATAAACACTCAGAATAAAAAATGCCTGAAATAactaaaatgtcactaaaatgtcaactaaataaccatccgaATTTAATTAGCAAAACAATTATGAAATgaacttattcaaaaattgttttgattgtgctctttttattaagttgagataatcatgacagatatttatttctaggcaatatatcaaattttatatggaaaataacaaattgtatctgtgtctgagaaattaCTTTCAACTAATTtacccattcattcattcatccattcatccattcattcattcattcattcatttccttctgaagaaaagactgacaagactgcaaggctttctgagttatttaatataaagtattgtgtgagtcaagtgtggatttattgcatgtcaacaggtttactacaatatctttataaataaattttaatttcagttgtatttaattgtgtatatataatattttagaatattttaggcggccatgttgattttaggcctgaaaacagcaaaaatgtcaactatgttacaagtCCCACAATTAAATCATAgaaatacaacataaaaatgCAAGTCAAGattaaaagtgcattaaaagtcaagaaaatagACGGAGCATCTAAGAGGAAAGCTGCTGTAAAGTATGTGGTTTTCAGGTTAGCTGACACTTCAATCAAGCTTTCAATCAAGTTTGTGTTCTCcagaaatatttacaattttactgCAAATATCTTTTGAAAATATTGGTTGTCTGTCTTTTTCATCTCAATTCTTTCAAGACTAGCAAATTACACTTAAAAACATCCAAACCTAGCTTTTCAGAAGTATTCAGCATGTAGAGCACAACTTGAAtatcttttcttctctttatccTTTTTAATGATATCATTTCAAACaagtcataaaaaaaacaattttacaAAGTCAACAGGGGGTTGTACATTGACAAAGGTGTTTATAAACAGGGTGTTTGTAATGCTTTATCCATTATGAGaaggaaaaaataacacattaatAAATTATAGAAAACCAGGTGtcagtttttaaataaagacGACCAGGCattattccatccatccagtttGGTCCACCCATCCGCAAAGGGTGCACAAATCTGTCAGCTATGTAGGGTGTGGTTGTGACAGCTGCGCCTATGAAGCTTATTTTGACCATGTTTTAAcaaatttgctcattttttgtggGGAAATCAGGTGCCAGCCAGTGCCTGGTtatgcatttttctgtcatttttaccattcatttttctgcattattaCACTCAAAAAAAGTGCTGAGTTATTGCTGTAAACTTATAGTTGAGCTGATAATGCTGGGTCATATTTTGCTGTTTCTGATGGGTAAAATGGTTCTAAAAGTTGGTTTACTCTGACCCATTTTCTCATAATCCACTATTAAACCTTTTAATTGAGCACATAACTATAAAATCCTTCACATATTCCCATTTTTGGCATTTATAGGCCAcaaattttgaagaaaaaaaacaataaccaCATTAAAAGGCCAAAGTGGCAGCCATATTTCAAGATGGTGGCCATTGGCttagtatttttacattattttaaacattttttttaacccagtTACCCAATGTTTAGTATATTAACAttgtttcatgcatttttttgaaTGTTAGAATTCAATTCTGGCAACATAAATTATCCATGCCttctaaatacagaaaaattcaAAGTTGAGATGGAATAGAAAACATGTTTGAACCAAGTTTGAATTAACAGCAGTTATTTCAATGCTATTGATATCGTAAGTCTGTAACAACACACTGAATATCTAGGTACTTTGAATTTTCAGAGTTTGTATTAATGAGATTTTACTTTAGTTTGAAAAGTGCAGATTAACTTTGATGCATAAGCGTTACAGTTTAGGGTCAAATTAGTACATACCAAACATGAAAACTCATGGCAAAAATACATTGTTGGATCATTGTGGCTAGTGGGTATTATTCTTTGCCATTTATTAACCAGCTAATTAGCAGGCAATTTGTTACTAGATGCTCGCTAGCTAAATTTAACAGTATATGGTGTAACATTAGCTGATAAAATCAGtagtgttttttgtgatttagtaGGTAGCTGTCTCATGACTTTACTGTTCCCCTGATTAGCTTTCCAGCTatacatttttctgctcacattttTGGCTAATGTTACATCTGAAGGCATTATGTTTGGGTCATTTAACACTCTGAGAAATGCTGAGAAGGCCCAGGAGGTCAGATAAACAATCACTCTACCATCTCTGTCATGTGTACAATGCAAAGGGGAACTTGTTTGCCTAATGGATCCAGAAGCCTTTACCAAATAAGTGGCGTCATGCAGACAGCTGCTATACTTTCACCCTTCTTCATCTTGATACTTGTGCTGTTTCGAGGGCAGGAGTACTTTAAAACAGGCCAAGGGTCAACTGTAGAACTTTGCTCTCTGGTCTAACTCATTGATGAAAATCTCAAATTACAGTATCTTTTAGAAATAATGTCCACTCACTACATCTTCTTGCAACTGAGAAATGACAGTTATTGTTATTATGCAGCAGAGACAACAATGAATATGTGTGCAGGAGTCTTTGGGTGTCCTGTCGATTGTCAGGTGTCTGACCAAAATATGCAAACTGCGGTGCAAGGTCAAAAATGGCCTTTTTCAGAATATTACTTGTTGTTGGTGCACTTGAGGGGCTTAAAACACCTTTAAATGTGGATTAAGTAACTTTTTATGGTTGCTGACCACCAGAGTTTccacaaaatataaacaacttAAAATATTATGGAAACAAAACCACTCTTGTTTGCTATTAAGTTCAGAAACAGATGAATCATATACCTCCTCCCATTCTTGAGGAGAATCATTAGTTACTGTTGGCTCCCTGAGGGACAAAATGtgaattaattattttgtgtaattttcgactttccctgaaaattcatcctacaattctacaattctacaatttcattcagcagacgcttttgtccaaagcgacgtacaacacaagcaagaattcagacatagggaaaaacctgtagtaagtgcaaaaagtgcaaaaagtgcaattggtcaaaggtgttgccatcctCATCCGTTATTCTGTTTataagtaatgttgctaacaggcagaaaaacagacaaatgtacagtAATCGTTacataactccgccgcattccttggtggagtagtaaagatagattttttttttcacccagACGTTTTCAGAATGTATCCTAACCAGTCATAAACAGACATTACTATGGACCACAGTGATAGACAGTGATAGATCGTGGCAACATCATAGCCAAATAAGCAaatttttatattaatttatcataatttgttaagaaaaaacaacagtgcagataatcagaaaaatgccaaCCCCAATATCGGTCCAAAGATAGATAATTTTCCCTTCTATCAACCTGGTATTCACATGATGAGGAACCAATGGAGCAGCACTTTTTactgttcattattttttaaacctttatATAACGTAGTGTAGTTACCTAACTAAAAATGCTCccctttgacattaattttcccTAATTAAGACAATCTGACCACctgtcagaaataaaacaaacacagctgacagGCCTCGGTGTGCATGCCAGCTGCTTAACCTATTGTGAACATTCGTAAACAGCACTTAGCGAGGTCATACGCGAGAATTATCATTATAAAATACCCAAATGAAACACTCTAAATGAGTGACAAGTCGACTGAATGTTAATGAAAGCAGGATAATAGGCACCAGCTTCCCCAAACAGAGACAAGCTattcttgtgttattttattcatggatcatttctcctctctgggatcagctgttgccatggtgagcTGGTACTTGGCCATATGCCCTGTGGGTGACTAACAGGCCTCTTTGCGCGCCTGTTAGAGCACCTCATTGACTGTATGTTGCGCACTGTTTGCTTCAGATCTGCAATGTCCCACAAGGccataaattatatttatacAGCAATGAAACATGACCAATAATGAGACAATTAGAGGGTATTACGGGTAAAATATCTTAAAATTCAGTTCACATATGGTAGTGAACTGATCCCTGGACATGCAATGATGCTTTAAAATCACACGGTATATTAAGATAAAACCTAGTATTATTTGATAACTCCTAATGAGACATGGCTGGGCACAGACACAAAGAATACTCTGTCACACACAGCTCCCAAGTGCCACCTCTCATCACTGTCTCTTATCTTGGTGACATTTTTGAAGCGAGTACAAGGCGATTCACACGCTacttccttcttctcctttgGAAAATCCAATCTCCCAGGCATCCAGTGTACTGATGTGACAGTTACAATAAGTTGGACATCTTCCGCAGTGTGTGTCCTTGGATACTCGAAGAGAACGCAGCAAATCAAACGTTCAGTCAACTGGCATCCTAAGTGGTGACTCACAAGTTGttaaactgtacaaaaaatgtcagaaagtagAATTTTATAGAGGAAGAAACCCAAAAGGTAGATTTGTACACTCAGATTGTCTTTAGACCAAACAAACTACACTGTTACCTTTACCAGAATGTTACTCTAAGTGTGGTTGATGCACACAAAGTCAACACAACTACATGCTATTGCTTTTCCATCCATGGGAAAAGAGGTGCAATTTCCTGCACAACAACTGGAGTCATAAATTTAATCGAGTGTCCTTTTAATAAAGTTTAACAAAGCATCCTCTGATCTTATACTGGCACAGTGGAATTGAGAAAGTTCAAGACAAGGATGCAAACTGCTCACCTTTTTTGgcaaatgctgcttttttccACATcagtttggttgatttttgtgaatCAACTAAATCTGAGAAGTTTTTCTTTAAGGGTGGTCATAAAGTCAAGATTTTGTTCAGAGTTAAGTCCTGCTTACTTCAAAAACTGTTATTTAAATTTCAGAGTGAAGGTGATTACACTGAAATGCAAGTTATGTTCTGTATCCTTACACACTTGAggtaaaatgattaaatatttagTCACTACTGTTTGCAACGTTGCCATTATTTAAGAATTAGCCTTCTGCCATATCTATATGACAGCTGTGTCTGTACGTTTTAATCATTTAATGTAACAGAAACTCCTTTGTCCTGTTCTAATAACAATACAGGCAGATTAGAAAGAGAAGTAGAGGAATAAGCTCTTCTTTCATGCTGCATGTGTAACTGTAAGCAGTCCTTTTCTGAGGCGAATGTGTTTGGTCACATGAGAAGTCATTTACAGAAGCATGAGATGGCAGCACGTCCATATAAGAAGCTCAATTACAACACAAATGTATACTCATCATTTAACGATCACAAAGGTAGAAAACATGTTGGTAGTTAAGACTTTGATAACGTTGTTTCAGGAGAAAATGACAGCGCTCTGGCAAATGAATGTGAAGTGAATGTGTTAATGAAGGAGCTGCTCAGTGGGAAAGAACATGTGACACTGTCAGTCTGAGAGCCCAGAGAGCTTTTCCTCTTCAGTCAAAACCATTTTTAATGACCGCTTATTTAATGATtgattgcataaacacaagtcTTTAAGTTGATTACAGATAAAGGCAATTCTATTtccatgttatttttaaataatatctGTGTTATGTACTTAATTATCTTAATTATGAACAGATTTTTAAGCTGACaaacctttaaaaaagaaaccagTTAGATGTTTCTTCAGTcgttaatcagttgttcctttaatcgtttctgatggataagtcccgattagtgtgcagtggtcgatttgtagtaggatctcaatcatgtgatcatcagtaggCAGTATTcatttgtcatagttacagttacgctgtgccgctatctcgcaatgatacagaaatctttaacaaatctgtggatccagactataagctgcatcactgccaaaatctaatcacttggtccttgtgtcattttttttaaccttccctgcgaacagacaaaccaacgctgattgCCAAATAGCTCCGccatgttcctcagcagagtaATAAACATGAACAGCCCTCTCAAGCTAAGCGATTTGTGAAATGAAACGAAAATTTTTATTGACTGGTATCTGAAGAGTAGGATGATCAAATGTCACTGCTAAATATGACTAGTATTAGCTAATATTAGCTGTAGTACAACATAAACCATCAACtgtaatacaataaataaattaaccATATCAAAATTGAAAATATTCCTAGATTAATTACTTTAGTGCCTATCCTCAGGGTCTTACGTTGTCCAGTCTAGTAGGTAGGAGATGAGACTTCAAGGTGAAGTAAAATGAAGCTATTAAGTCAATTTCATTTGGTTATTACAACTGAAGTTCAGTTTTAAATCAATGAACTCCGATATTTGAGTTGAAAATACTAACactattaagttgatgcaattagCAACATTATTAAATCAATATAACTCATAAAAACAATGCGTGGAACACACATAGCAGctaatgtgggtttttttgttacCTTGCAAGTTTGCATTTAACAAAATAGTGGGAACAGAACCCATAATATGAAAAGTTTTAGGTCTGACAGTTTCAATATTCACCACATGAGGTCGACAACGAGCGGACTGTTTGTGTAGACAACCATCGGAGACATCAACGTTAGAAGTGCAGTCAGTGAGCATCCTGGTCGGCTTCGCTGGGCAGAGATGGCGTCCCTTTTGCAGCCAGATAGAGTTGCCTATCTGGTTCGTGGGGAGAAAAGAATCAGAGCACCTTTATctcagctttatttttgtcGCTACTGTAGTGAACTGCGGTCCCTGGAATGTGTGTCTCACGAGGTACAGTGGCGTGTTTTcccttcttctcctctggttATGACAAGCTAGCGGTTAGCTTTGTTTCGCTACTTTGTTGTTAGCGGACTTGCTAGTAGCTGTGACAGGTAGGCGGATTTGTCCTGTCTTCTCGCGTGTTGTATGGTTCAGCCGCTTGTCAATCAAGTGTTTGCCACGCAGACTGCTTATGTCATTGGCTGTTCGATTTCACTTCCGTTGGAATTAGCGTTATGTCGTACACAACAGAAATTGAAGCACAAGCTAGCTAGCTCTTGCTGTACTTCAACATTAAAGTATCTACTTATCTCAAAATAATGGCATGAGCGGCTTGCTGGATAGCTAAAACACATCTGTTTTATCAATAAACCACCTCATTCAACGTCCTTACTGTTACAGAGTAGCTTGCTAACATGGCTAACTGTTAGAGACACCACACCCAGGACGACTTAGCtagatttttcttttgtagCAACATCATAATACGAATCCAGGACTTTTGTTGCCAGCTAGTTCATTATGAAACATCAATCTTACCCCTGTAAAAATAGTGGTTTATCCTCTAAGTCGCTTTAACACATTCTTGAAACAAATGCTAACCATTTACAGTGATGATCACCTTTATTGAAGTTGCAGTTGTCAAGCACTTTGATAATCCAGCAGTAGGGAAGGCTGTGAAAGATCGGCTTTAAAATATGGATGCACCTCTCTTACATTTCTGTCTGCGGTGATCAGGTGGACTCACACTACTGTCCAAGCTGTCTGGAGAACATGCCTTCTGCAGAGGCCAAACTTAAGAAGAACAGGTGAGGCTGAAGTGCAGTTGCATTAAGAAATGTTAAGTACTTACACAGGTCCGTCTTGACTTTGTATTTGTCTGGTCTTCTGATGTCATCATACTTATGTCATCAATAGCCATGTGTTAATACCTGATTATCTGTCTGCTGTAGGTGTGCAAATTGTTTCGACTGCCCATGTTGCATGCACACACTGTCTACTCGGGCCACTAACATCCCAGCTCCTCTGCCCGATGATCCGACCAAGACGGCTATGAAGAAGGCCTACTATTTGGCCTGTGGGTTCTGTCGCTGGACCTCACGGGATGTGGGAATGGCTGACAAATCAGTTGGTGAGTGTACACATGCTAATGAGGATTTAGTTTTAACATTTAAGCTCTCTGGCCTTAATTAGCAACAGCAATGTCAAAACCCTCCCTTGTGTCAAAAGTTTTGCAGTAACTGAACAGCTGGTCATTACTTCAGCTCATGAATAAAGTTGTTTTAAGTCAAAACCGTCATCTGTGACAGTCTGATGTTTTGGTGTATTTTATTCTCTGCAGCGAGCGGCGGATGGCAAGAGCCGGAGAACCCTCACACTCAGCGGGTAAGCTTTCCCCTCTGGTCATTTAAATTCTTTCGAGTTGCTCACATGTTTCCCTGTTATGCTTTGCTTGCTTCTGAATAGATGTGTGTCTGAATAAGAGACACAGAGCAGCAAGTAAGCAGCTGCACAGTTACTTAGGCAACACATTTGGCAAAAACAACTAACTATAAATGCCCTCCCTTAACCTTTATAGTGAAATATGCCTTCAGTTTTCCTACAAAGTTATTTtgaacagttgtttttttcagcttttcattttttattaatttttgaaaacatttttctacaagactATACATTTgcacaagttttttttgttaagaTGGACAAATCAGCTTTTGATAAAACCATAATATATTATTTAGTTACaaaaagtcttgttttataGAAGAATGCATTAAGCactgattcatttttttgttcccTACAGATCAACAAGCTGATAGAGTATTATCAGCAGCTGGCTCACCGAGAGAAACAAGAGCGAGACAGGAAGAAGTTGGCCAGGAGACGACAGTGCATGCCCCTGGCGTTCTCGGTACTCTGCTCCCTCTGAGCCCAGCAGTTACACtcagccttttcaaaaatatcatACCTTCTTCTTCAACCTTTTTAAATGCCAAACAGCTGTTGTCTCAGCATTACTATTAGCTTAGGTCAACAATTATTTCCATTTAAGAGATTCATTTTACCTCAAGCTCAGTGACATTACCAGGGGTGCATTTAAAGTCTGTACCTTTTAGGAGATTTTATATGATTAGCGTACCTGTAGCCAAAGCAAGACTGAATAATTATTGTTACCTGCTGTGTTTCATTTAAAGTGCAAGACTGACACCATGTCCATACTTTCAGGCTGCGTCAGAAGTTGAAATCCCAAATTAACCGTAAACTTAGTGTGTTTGAAAAACCAAAACGCAGCCGAGAATGTGCCCCGGTGTGGACATGGTCTTCATGCTTCTTTAGCTTGTCGGCACATTGGTCACACCTCCTACACTCTGCTTTTACAATAATTAACATCCGTTAATGCAAACCAGTCTCTGCTgttgtgtatttggacccactTAATCTGTGATGTCCTGCGGTTGTTTTCCATCACTGATGCATTTCTGTTGCTGTTGCACGTCACCAAATGCCACTAATGTTTTGCTAAGTCGCTTGGGTTTCACCTTGTTctttattctctctttttttcctttgcttgTGCACTCTGACATTTTGGTTTTTACCCCCCCAGCAACACACTATTCATGTGGTGGTGAGTTGTATTTTTCACAACTTGGGTAGTGTCGTCTTTGCAGTAGCACTGTCTTCTCTTTATCTCCGTTTCTGTCCAATCTGTTACTGAGTGGCCTCACAGATCACATGAATGTCTCCTTGGGTAAATGACAACCACACAAGAGGAGGCTTTGTGTTGATTAGAGGGAGAGAGGCAACTGAAGACTTTGTTGAAGTCTGTGTAACAAGATCAAAATAGGTTTCATGCTAATTGAATCCTGAGATGATTCTCTCCCGCTATTCTGGGCTGAAAggcttctgtttttgtctcttacCGCAAGCCAAATTATACTCTTTATGGcgtatttattgtttatttaaatgtcagaatttttttcctttttcatttcaaaacgTTGTCGTAAATTCCTTTATGGGTCAATCCCTGTGTTAAAATAGCCACGTAGAAGTGTAGCTGTagattaagttaaaaaaaatcatcttgagTCCTGAATTTTCAGTTGATAAATTgcttaattgtgttttttttcctcctaaattCACTCAGGAAAAATATGGCCTTGGAACCAGACTGCAGAAACAGAGGTCTGGAGCTCCCATATCAAGCCTGGCTGGCCTCTCGTGAGTTGTCTTTTCACATATAATTACTACTGCTTCTGACTCTTTAGATGCAACACTTTTTTCcaagtaaaacttttaaagtaTTAAGGAGTTACCTGGTATTGCATGCTTCAGCCCATTAACTATACATTGTGTACGTACATAATACTGGTGACATAGATGAATAGATATTCGACCTTCCAGCAGTTGTTGCTTTGATTCATTTCCATTGAAATCAATTTGCAGAGCCTTGAAACTTGGCTTGAGACGTGTAGGTGATTCATCATAGTGAACTGTTCGTcacccttcttcttcttttttttttctcaagttGCATCATCGCATTGTAGTAATATAATTGTCAGCTGGGATCATTTTTAAATCTCTTCACCAGAATACATTCAAGGACCCCGTTTAACATCCTAAAATTAATGACTGGCTGACAAAAGGCAGTGTTTTGACAAAGTGTCCTGTCACGTCCAGGAGACAAATGTGAAGCAGGCAAGAACAGCAAGGAAAGAATAATGTGAATTTGGTTGTCTGTTGTTTCAAAAGGTCGCCGTGCAGTAGCCAAGTTTAAAAATCTTGGCTGCTAAAGTGTCCTTGAGGGCATCAACATTAACATCTCAAGTGATTTTTGCTAACTGTATAACAGTGCAATTTAATGTCAGCAGATTATTTATAGTTCATATGCTGGAGGTTCCAAAACCACCAGAGCTGTTACTGTTAGGCTTCAGTTTTATTAAGTGCCATCATTAAGCAGCGTTTGTGTACCTCGTCTAGCCTTAAAGAGGGTGAGGACCAGAAAGAGATCAGCATTGAACCTGCCCAGGCCCTCGATGAAGTGGAGCCTCTACCTGAGGACTGTTATACCAGACCCATCAGTTTACCAGAAGGTAAGATTTTGTCCAGAACTTTCTAAACAGCACTGCTAACTTCTCTTGTTCAGGttgatttgcatctttttgtgtctttgcagtgaCCACTCTGCGCCAGCGACTCCTGCAGCCGGACTTCCAGCCTGCAGGAGCGTCGCAGCTTCACCCTCGACACAAGCACCTCCTGATGAAACGCTCGCTGCGATGCAGGGTCATTACCACTTTACTGCTCGGTATCAATCAaaggctcttttttttctctagaTTCCATTTAGATAACGGtgtcctttcttccttccttcctcaaGAAATGCGAGCACAACTTGAGCAAGCCAGAGTTCAATCCTACTTCAATCAAGTTTAAAATTCAGTTGGTGGCTGTGTGAGTAGATCATCTGATCATCCGATGCTGTGTTTTCCTAATGATGTTGACCTTTTTTAATTAATGAAGAGTTTTAATCGGCTATAAGCCTTGTGTAGTTTAATCACTTCAAAGTCTGACACAGGTTCAGGAAATTATTCATGCAGAGGCGGCATAATATGAAACCGTTTTGCTGTCAGGTGTGCTCATAATGTTTTGGCTCCTCTCTGCACCTGAAGATGTTCCCAGGAGTTCAGTGATCAGCTCTCAGCCTTCAGTGAATACAGATGAATGCTTTGCTGAACACTATTGATGTGTTTAGAGTGTATTGATTTACCTTCTGCCCGTTCCTCCCGCAGGAGTTATATCCCTGAAGTGAGAATTATGTCCATTCCAAATCTCCGGTACATGAAGGTCAGTGTGTGCGCTGGTCTCAGCCTGTTGAATAgatcttttacacttttttattttgctcacaTTCTTAACCTCAGTGTTTTAGGTCTCTAATATGCTGTTAGCCATCAGTGCCTTTAGAAACTAGGCTAACTCACCAGTATATAAGTTTATTGAGCTAAAGTAGCTCTCAGTCTTTGTTGTTGTACAGATAAATGAACTTTGCAAACTACATATAAAACTGTATCTCATATCCAGACCATACAAAGTTGTATGCCATTAAAGATAGTCCTTAATTATCTTGTGAAACAGATTAAATGAAATTacatcaaaataacaaaagtccATTTCATTCAAGTACAGGAGCTTCTTCCAAACATTGTTATGAAAGT containing:
- the dctn4 gene encoding dynactin subunit 4 isoform X2; the encoded protein is MASLLQPDRVAYLVRGEKRIRAPLSQLYFCRYCSELRSLECVSHEVDSHYCPSCLENMPSAEAKLKKNRCANCFDCPCCMHTLSTRATNIPAPLPDDPTKTAMKKAYYLACGFCRWTSRDVGMADKSVASGGWQEPENPHTQRINKLIEYYQQLAHREKQERDRKKLARRRQCMPLAFSEKYGLGTRLQKQRSGAPISSLAGLSLKEGEDQKEISIEPAQALDEVEPLPEDCYTRPISLPEVTTLRQRLLQPDFQPAGASQLHPRHKHLLMKRSLRCRKCEHNLSKPEFNPTSIKFKIQLVAVSYIPEVRIMSIPNLRYMKESQVLLTLTNPVENITHVTLAACEDEDPDGMNSTAKVIVPTKELVLAGKDAAAEYDELAEPQDFQDDPDVVAFRKSNKIGFFIKVIPQKEEDADVTVSFKVRHDFRNLAAPIRPSEETGDAAAEAIWLVQNVELRLGPLAP
- the dctn4 gene encoding dynactin subunit 4 isoform X1, with the protein product MASLLQPDRVAYLVRGEKRIRAPLSQLYFCRYCSELRSLECVSHEVDSHYCPSCLENMPSAEAKLKKNRCANCFDCPCCMHTLSTRATNIPAPLPDDPTKTAMKKAYYLACGFCRWTSRDVGMADKSVASGGWQEPENPHTQRINKLIEYYQQLAHREKQERDRKKLARRRQCMPLAFSQHTIHVVEKYGLGTRLQKQRSGAPISSLAGLSLKEGEDQKEISIEPAQALDEVEPLPEDCYTRPISLPEVTTLRQRLLQPDFQPAGASQLHPRHKHLLMKRSLRCRKCEHNLSKPEFNPTSIKFKIQLVAVSYIPEVRIMSIPNLRYMKESQVLLTLTNPVENITHVTLAACEDEDPDGMNSTAKVIVPTKELVLAGKDAAAEYDELAEPQDFQDDPDVVAFRKSNKIGFFIKVIPQKEEDADVTVSFKVRHDFRNLAAPIRPSEETGDAAAEAIWLVQNVELRLGPLAP